The genomic DNA ACCAAACTGATCATAGGAATAGTCGTAGCAATCGTAATCATTGCTGGCGCAGTCCTGGCACTTGGAGGAGGCGGACAGCAGGAAAAGATCGACATTGTTGGTTCAACTTCTGTTCAGCCAGTTGCTGAAAAACTTGCAGCTGAATACATGAAGAAGCACCCAAACGTTAAGATAAACGTCCAGGGCGGAGGATCCAGTGTGGGAATCAAGAGCGCCCAGGATGGTACCGCAGACATCGGAACAAGTTCAAAGGAACTTAAACCCGATGAAAAGAAAGGCCTTACAGAATACATGATAGGTAAGGACGGTATTGCAATAATTGTAAACAGCAAGAACCCGGTCTCAGACCTCTCAAAGGACCAGGTTAAGGACATCTTCAGTGGAAAGATAACCAACTGGAAAGAGGTCGGAGGACCGGATGCAAAGATAACAGTGATAACACGTGAAGACGGTTCTGGAACCCGAAAGGCCTTCGAAGAAATCGTGATGGGTAAGGAAACCAAGATAAAGAAGGACGCCATAGTTGAAAGTTCAACAGAGGCTGTTAAGCAGGCTGTTAAGCAGGATGCAAACGCCATAGGTTTCATATCACTTGTAAACCTCGACGAAACAGTGAAGGCCCTCAAGATTGATGGTGTGGCCCCATCTGAACAGACAGTTTCAGATGGATCATACAAGATACAGAGGCCATTCCTCTTCCTTGTCAAGGGCAGCGCACAGGGAGCAGTCAAGGACTTCATTGACTGGGTCCTCAGCCCGGAAGGACAGGCAATAGTCAAATCAGAAAAGGTGGTCCCAGCAAAGGTCTAGTGGTTTTTAATTAAAACCACAATTTTTTCTTTCCGTCACCTTCAGTGAACTTTATTAACCAATAGGTGAAATCGATAACTGAAGGTGATGGAGATGGATGTAAAACCACGAAACATTCTCATACTAATCATTATCATCGCACTTGCATATTTCATGATCAAACCGGGTTCAGACTATGAGAGAATTGAAATTGCAGGCTCAACCTCTGTTCAGCCAGTTGCCGAGAAACTCGCCGAGGAATACATGAAGAACCACCCAAATGTCAGGATAAACGTCCAGGGCGGGGGTTCTGGAATGGGTATAAGGACAGTTCAGCAGGGTGTTGTTGATATAGGAACAAGTTCAAAGGCCCTCAAGCCCAATGAGAAGGATGGGCTTAAGGAATATGTTATAGGAAAGGATGGCATAGTTATAGCTGTCAACCACCAGAACCCTGTTGATGACCTCACAACAGAACAGCTGAGGGATATCTTCAGCGGGAAGATCCGTAACTGGAAGGAGGTTGGAGGTCCAGATGCAGAGATACATGTTATAGTACGTGAGGAGGGTTCAGGAACCAGAAGCTCATTCAAATCACTTGTAATGAAGGATGAAAAGATAAGGTCAGATGCAATTGTCCAGGGGTCCACAGAATCTGTGAAACAGGCAATAAAGAGTGACCCCTATGCGGTGGGTTTTGTCTCCATGGCCCATATGAGTTCAGATGTAAAGGCACTTGAGGTGAACGGAATAACCCCTTCTGAGACCACAATAGCTGATGGTTCCTATCCTCTTGTTGTTCCATTTGAATTCATAACCCGGGGGGAACCTTTGGGGGTTGTGAAGGACTTCATTGAATGGGTCTTTTCAGCGGAGGGACAGGCAATTGTCAGGAGCCAGAAGGTTGTCCCTGCAATAGCAAATGTCTCAGATGATACCTAGGAGGTAAAATATGATCAGCAAGACAAGGGAAAATCTCATTGAGAAGGGTCTTTTTATAACGGCGATCTTCTCAATAATCGCAATACTTCTCATAATAACCTTCATATTCCGTGAGGGAATCCCGATACTCCAGGACTATGGTGTGATAAATTTCATATTCGGAATGGACTGGGCACCGTCTGATGGTAAGTACGGCGTCTTCACGATGATAGTTGGATCCCTTTGCATCACTCTCCTCTCACTTGCAATAGCGGTTCCCCTATCAATCCTATGCGCCATATTCATGGCAGAGGTTGCTCCGGAAATCATGCGTAAAATCCTGAAACCTGTGATAGAGACCCTTGCAGCAATACCTTCCGTTGTATATGGATTCTTTGGTCTCATAGTGCTTGTACCCTATGTGAGGACCAACATAGGGGGCACAGGTTTTGGAATGCTCACAGCAGCACTCATACTCACGGTCATGATCATGCCCACAATCATAAGTGTATCAGAGGACGCCATAAGGTCAGTGCCCCTGGAGTACAAGGAGGCATCCCTTGCACTGGGGGCAACCCACTGGCAGACCATACGCAAGGTCATCTTTCCTGCAGCGATTCCAGGCATAATAACATCAATCATACTGGGCATGGGCCGTGCCATTGGTGAGACCCTGGCAGTTATAATGGTTGCAGGAAACGTTACACAGATACCATCATCCATCCTGGACCCTGTAAGGGCCCTTACATCCAACATAGCACTGGAAATGGGATATGCAACAGGACTCCACTACAGCGCCCTTTTCGGAACAGCCATCATACTCTTTGCGCTGATAATGGTCCTTCTGGTTGTTGCAAACTACTTCCACTACAAGAAAAAAATTGTGATAGGTGGAGGATACCTCTAGGAGGCTCAAAATGTCTTTCAGGATAATCTCACCAAAAACCAGTCAGAAGATCATGACGGGAGTGCTGTGGGCATCAGGCCTCGTAACAATACTCATCCTGATTGTTATAATAGGCTACATAATGCTCAAGGGTCTTCCAGCACTGACTCTAGAATTCCTGCTATCTGAACCCATTGACTCGGGAAGGGCAGGTGGAATAGCCCCGATGATCGTATCGAGCATATACGTCACCCTCATAGCGGGAATAATCGCGACTCCACTTGGTGTCGGGGCGGCTGTTTACATGGCTGAATACTCCACAGAGGAAAGGATAGTGAAGCTCATAAAGTTCGGTGCAGAGACACTGGCCTCCATACCATCAATAGTGTTCGGTCTCTTTGGCCTGGCATTCTTCGTTGTATTCCTGGGTCTCGGATGGTCAATTCTTTCAGGGGGCCTTGTACTGGCACTCATGGCCCTTCCAACAATCTTCCAGGTTTCACAGGTATCCATTGAGACCGTGCCACAGTCATACAGGGAGGGGAGCCTGGCCCTCGGGGCCACAAAATGGGAGACCATCTACCGTGTTGTTATACCAGCGGCACTGCCAGGTATAACCACAGGAGTTATACTTGGAATGGCAAGGGCAATCTCAGAGGCGGCGGCGGTCATGTTTGTTGTTGGATCGGCGCTTGCAATGCCCATCTCCATATTTGACCCTGGAAGACCCCTACCACTCCACCTGTATATAATAGCCACAGAGGGGCTTTCACTCAAAAATGCATATGGAACCGCAGCGGTCCTCGTAATAATCGTGCTCCTCATCACGGTTCTCACGAACACTCTTGTTGATAGATACAGAAGGAAGATGATGGGAAGATAGGTGATCATTATGTACAGAATTGAAGTTGAAGACCTCAACGTTTACTTTGACGAGGCACACATCCTCAAGGATGTGAACCTGAAGATTCCAAAAAACACCGTCACGGCCCTGATAGGGCCCTCAGGGTGCGGTAAGTCAACATTCATCAGGACACTCAACAGGATGAACGACGTCATCCCGGGATTCAGACACGAGGGACATGTATACCTTGATGGCATGGACATCTATGACCCCCAGATGGACGTTGTGGAGCTCAGAAAGAAGGTTGGCATGGTCTTTCAGAAGCCCAACCCCTTCCCAAAGTCAATATTTGAGAACGTGGCCTATGGACTCAGGGTTCATGGCTACGATGACAGGGACTTCATAGAGGAAAGGGTGGAGGAGAGCCTCAAGGCAGCGGCACTCTGGGACGAGGTCAAGGATAAGCTTGATAAGTCCGCCCTTGGCCTCTCAGGCGGTCAGCAGCAGAGACTCTGCATCGCAAGGACCATAGCAATAGAGCCAGAGGTTATACTGATGGACGAACCATGCTCAGCCCTTGACCCCATATCCACCACCAAGATAGAGGACCTCATTCACAAGCTGAAGAGGGATTACACCATAATCATAGTCACCCATAACATGCAGCAGGCAACCAGGGTCTCAAAGTACACGGCGTTCTTCCTGCACGGTGAAATAGTTGAGAGCGGGCTTACTGAGGAGATATTCATAGAACCCCGGGATAAGAGGACCGAGGACTACATTACAGGCAGGTTTGGATGAAAAGCTTGAGTGGTGAAGTAATTGATTGGTGTTATCCTTGAAAACAAACTTTCAAAGGTGCTGAATGAGGCTGTTGAATATGGTAATGTGACGTCTGAGAGGGTCAGGAACGCTGTATCCAGCTATATTAAGAAGGATGTTGAAACCGCTGAAAGGATAATAGAGGAAACATCAGGTGTTAATGAGGAGAGCTACAGGATAGAGGATGACTGTCTAAAAATCATCGGACTCCACCAGCCTGTCGCAAAGGACCTCAGACTCGCATCAGCAATACTGAGAACATCAATTGAACTTGAAAGGATAAACATACTCTCAGCCTACATTGCAAGGTACGCCATTGACAGCACCGACACCGTCATACCACCCCACATCGAGTTCATGTCACAGACCATCCAGGACATGATAAATGACGCCCTCGGAGCCCTCATGAACAGGGACATACAGCTACTCAAGAGGTCCACCAAGAATTATCTCCAGCTGCAGGAATTCTATAACCAGCTCCATGATTCCCAGGGGGAGTTCATGGAGTCAGGAAATCTGGTTCTGGTTGCAAGGAACCTCCTCAGTATGGGGCACCATGTCATGGGGATGGACGACAGGATAGCATACCTCATAGTGGGTAAGAGGGTTATACATCACAAGGTATTCTACAGCGTGCTCATGAAATAGTTTGGGGGGATTTAATGTGGCTGCCATTTGATAACCCTAAAAAAATGGATTACAGGGCCCTCAGGAGTTCATCACTCCCTGAGTTTTCCTATATCAGGATTTTAAGCGGTGAAAGTGAGGCCATAGTCTTCATAATGAAGGGGATGATAGTTGGGGCCTGGCACCTCAACCTCAGCACACTTGAGGAGTCGCACAGCCACAAGGCAATGGAGAAGATAGAAATAAATGATGATTCAATCATTGAGGTTTATGAGGCTGATGAGGACCTCTTCAGCACACTCATTGAACTCAACGATGAATCAAAACTTTCAATACCCCTTGAGGCAGATATAATAATCAATGAGATGTTCATGGATGTTTCCTCAAGGGATGAGCTCCTTGAAAGGTACAGGATAAGGGTTCCAAGTGATGAGTCAATTGAAAGACTTATCAGTGACTATAAATCCAAGGAGGACTTTTAGATGGAGAAGAAATATCCGCGGATACTCTTCCGCAAAAAGCTTAAGGACCTCAGAAAGGACATGGAGGAAGTTTCCCAGAAAACCCTCAAGACACACAAGACTGCAATTGACCTCCTGATGGAATACGATGATGAGAAAAAGGAGAAGGTCATAAGGAACAGTAAAATAATTGATGAAATGGTTTTTAACCTTGAAAGAAAATCAATAAGTTTAATAGCGGCTGAACAGCCAGTTGCACGTGATCTGAGATTCATAGAGGCATGCATCAAGGTTGGGAGCCACCTCAAGAGGATAGGTTACCTCTCAGCAAATATAGCAGAGGCCGCTGAGAAACTGAAGGATGAGGAGATACCCCGGAAACCCATGGAGGACCTCAAACATATGTCTGACTTTGTGCAGATGATGCTATCCAAGGGTATCTACGCATTCCTGGACCAGAACATGGACATGGCACGCGAGCTCAGGCACGATGATGATAAGGTGGATGACCTCTTTGACCAGACACTGGAGCATGTAACAGCGAGCATGTTCGAGGATAAGGAGTCGATATCCTACCTTGTTAACCTTCTGTTCATAGCGAGGTTCCTTGAGAGGGTTGGTGACAGGGCTGTTAGCATCGCGGATAGAACAATTTTCATGATAACCTGTGAAAAGCCATGATCACATCCAGATGGCTACTTCCATCCCTAATCTTCTTTTTATTTTTAGCACTGGCACTTTTTCTATTTTCATGGACAGCCAACCCATTCTATCTTTTCAATTTTCTCTACATCGGCTCTCTGGTGTCTGCCGGAATTTATCTTATGGGTGCAGAGTTTCAGCACGGCAGGGCACTGGTCCAGCTGGGTGTTGGAATCTACATGTTGTTCTACCTTGGAATTTTAAGAGCCGAAAACATGCAGATCGAGGGCTTCTGGTACTACATCTTCCTTGGAGTGTTCCAGGGTGCTGTGATACACTATGCGATTGCAAAGATTTCCGGGCCAGTCCTCTTTGGAAGGGGATGGTGTGGATATGCGTGCTGGACCTCAATGATACTTGATCTACTGCCATACCGGAGGTCTAGTAGCACAAGAAGACGCTTTCTGGCCTACGTGAAATATATGCTGTTTTTGATAGCCCCTGTAACCGTTTTTCTGATTTTAACTAGAGCGGATAATCCTGATACTGTGATGCTCTGGGCATTCATTGCAGGAAATGTAGCCTATTACGTTACCGGAATTGCCCTTGCAGTTGCCCTTGGTGACAACAGGGCCTTCTGTAAGTACATATGCCCGGTAAGCATTTTTCTTAAGGTATCATCCTACATTTCAGTTCTGAGGGTTAGGTTTGATGAAAATAAATGCAAAAATTGCATGAAATGCCTTGCAGAATGCCCAATGGGTGTTGATATGAGATCAAATAGCAGAAGGAGAACCAATGGAACAGACTGCATACTCTGCATGAGGTGCATCTCGATCTGCCAGGAAAAAGCCCTCCATCTGTAATCAATCATCCCTGATGGTGGCTGTGGCTCTCCTTGCGGCCCAGCACTGTATGCAGACACCCACTGGCAGGCCGGCGGTGTGTGTATGGGCGGTCCTTATCTTAACATCCAGTGCCGTTGTTTTACCACCCATACCCATGGGGCCGCTGCCGGCTTCATTTATTGATTGAAGTATGTTCTCTTCCAGGGATGCGAGCTCCTTTACAGGGTTTCTCTCCCCCACCCTCCCAAGGAGGGCCTTCTTTGCAAGTTTCATTGCAAGGTCTGATGAGCCGCCGATTCCCACACCCACAATCACAGGTGGGCAGGGTTTTCCACCGGCTCTGAGGACGGTCTCAACAACAAAGTCCCTGACACCTTCAGCACCATCACCTGGAAGTCCCATTAGGAGCGCATTGTTGTTCTCTGATCCGAAACCCTTGGGGAATACCGTTATTTCAAGTCCATCAAGGTCCTCTGCAATTTCAACATCCACCTGTGGAATCAGATTCCCGGTGTTTGTCCCGGTATTCTCCCTTGTGAGGGGGTCAACAACGTTTGGTCTGAGGGGGACCTCCTTTGTGGCCCTCTCAACCCCTGCAGCTATACCCCCGTAGATGTTTTCAACCTCAACGTTCCCCATCCTCACGAACACTATGGGGAGCCCTGTATCCTGACATACAGGAACCTCCATCTTCCTTGCAAGTTCAATGTTATCAAGGATGGCCTTGAGGTTCAGGAGGGCGATCTCGTCCTCCTCGTTGAGATAGGCCTTTTTCAGTGCAAGGGTGACGTCATCGGGGATTCTGATAACTGCCTCCCTGAACAGACGGCACACTGTCTCCTCAACCATCTCCTGCCTGATCATGGAATCACCCAAAAAATAGTTTGGTCAGTATCTCATGAGATTTTTGAGGCGTTTGAGTTCCCCTGTTATCTTATCCCTCTTGGCCGCCATCATATCCTCTGAACTCTCACCGAGGGCCTTCTTGGGGCATACCATGACGCAGAGGGGCTTCTCCCGATCAACACAGAGGTCACATTTCACTGCAACACCCCTCTCATTGATGGTTATGGCACCAATTGGGCAAGCGTCCCGGCAGAGACCGCATCCAATGCATCTGTCCTCAAGGATGACAACTGCACCATCCACCTCAACTATGGCATCCTCCGGGCAGATGTTGAGGCAGGGGGCCCTTTCAGGTGCGCAGTGCATGCAGAATATGGGGACACCATCAATGACCCGTATGGCGTTCCGTGGGCATATCCTCTCACACTTCATGCACTCATCGCACAGTTCCGGATTTGAAACCAGTTCTCTCATGAAATTTCACCTATTCAAGCTTCTGCCGGGCCTTCCTCTTCGCTGTCAGTATGCTGAGGATATCAGTCCCTTTATGGCCCTTCCCTATACCTGACATTCTGGATACGAACTCCTTCTGCCTTTCAAGTTTCAGTTTCTCGGTGTCAACGACGCTCAGAGCCCTCCTTGAACATGCCTTAACACATGCAGGAGTGTCAAGGTCGGGGCACTGGCTGCATTTCTGGGCCTTCCTATCCTCCATGACAACGGCTCCGAAGGGGCATACAAGCATACAGAGTCCGCAGCCGATGCACCTCTCAGGGTTAACCTCGTCCTGGATGGCATCTGTTGGGCACACTGTCCTGCAGGGGGCGTCCTCGCACTGCTGACATATGATGGGGTAGTAGAGGCCTTCAAGTTCCCTTATCATTATCCTTGAGGCACCGTAGAGTTTCTTGCAGGCCTCCTCACAGTCCCTGCAACCGTCACAGAGTTCCGGTTGAATGATGATCTTCTGCAATTCCATCCCCCATTATATTCTGAGCTCCCGGCACACGCTGTCAACGTATTCCTGGATCTTTGCCTTCTGTTCCTCTGTGAGGTGTCTGAACCTTTTCTGGGCGTTCAGGTACTCTTCAACGGGTTTCCTCTGTACTGGCCTGTAGGTTACGCGGAAGTCACCATCCTCTATCTCGTAGAGTATCCATGAACCGGTTTCAACGGCAAGCCTTCCAAGTTCTATTGTCTTTGAGGGATCGAAGCCCCAACCTGTTGTGCATGGCTGATGCAGGTGTATGTAGGCTGGACCCTCTGTGTCCCTTGCCTTCCTCACCTTCTCCATGAAGTCCTCTGGGTATGATATGGATGCCGTTGCAACGTAGGGGACACCATGCGCCGCCATTATCAGGGGCATGTTTTTCTTGGGTCTGTCCTCACCGAAACTCTTCTTTCCATGTGGTGATGTGGTGGTGGATGCACCGTAGGGTGTTGAGGCACTCCTCTGTATACCGGTGTTCATGTAGGCCTCGTTGTCATAGCAGATGTATATTATATTGTGACCCCTCTCCATTGCACCGGACAGGGCCTGCATTCCAATATCTGCTGTCCCACCATCACCAGCGAATGCCACAACGTTAACGTCATCCCTGCCCCTGGCCCTGAGGGCCCTCTCAACACCTGATGCAACCGCGGCAGCGTTTTCAAATGCAACATGGATCCATGGTATCTCCCAGGATGTTTCAGGGTAGGGGGTTGTGATAACCTCGAGGCATCCTGTTGATGAGACCGCAACGGTGTTCTTACCGAGAACCTTGAGGGCAAGTCTGACCCCCACTGTCGCACCGCATCCGGCACATCCGCGGTGTCCAGGGGCCAGGAATTCTTCTTCAGGTATTTTCATTGTGATTCCTCCTTAAGTCCGATCCAGGTGACACTCCTTTCAGGGTTTTCTGTCCTTTTAACAATTTCCATGATGTGTTCAGGTGTTATGTCCCTTCCACCGAGGCCCACAATGAACCCGTAGACCTCTCTTTCAGGTAGGAGGGCCTTTAACTCGGTGTGGAGAGCACCACCAACACTGAAGGTTATGTTTTTATCCAGAACAGCAATCTTACTGGCATTACTGACCGCCTTTTTGATCTCCTCGGCAGGGAATGGCCTGTGAACCCTGACCTTCAGGAGCCCCACAGGTCTGCCTTCACTCCTCATATCATCAATAACCTCTCTTAGGGTGCTGCAGACTGAGCCCATGGCCACTAGGATTATTTCGGCATCCTCGCAGCGGTACTCCTCAACGAATCCGTATTCTCGCCCGAACATTTCACTGAATTCCTGAAAGGCCTTTGCAATAACCTTCCTTGACCTTTCCATTGCCCTTTCCACCTCATAGCGGGCCTCCATGTAATAGTTTGGATCGGTGAATGTACCGAGTGACATTGGCTCGTCAGGGTCAAGTACTACCTGTGGCTGGAATTCTGGAAGGAACGTGTCAACCTCATCCTGTGATGGTATGTCCACGGGTTCCACGGTGTGTGTCAGTATGAAACCATCCAGACAGACCATGCTTGGAAGGAGAACGTCCCTATCCTCCGATACCCGATATGATAGCAGAACTGAGTCAAGGGCTTCCTGTCCACTTTCCACGTATATCTGCATCCATCCAGAGTCCCTTTCAGCTATTGAATCCTGGTGGTCGTTCCATATACTGAGTGGGGCTGATAGGGCACGGTTGGCATTTGCCATGACAATGGGGTTCCTGAGTCCAGCTGCGGCATAGACTATCTCATGCATGAGTGCAAGGCCCTGGGATGATGTTGCTGTGAAAACCCTCACACCCGCACCTGATGCACCCACACATGCGCTCATGGCGCTGTGCTCTGATTCAACCCTTATGTATTCGGCATCGAGTTCACCATCAGCCACAAATTTTGCAAGGTACTCTGATATTGAGGTCTGGGGTGTTATCGGGTAAACAGGGATGACCTTTGGTTTCGCAAGTTTTGCTGCTTCTGCAACGGCCTGATTTGCGGATATAACCTTAAGAACCATTTAGAGTCTCTCCTATTTTTCTCTCTCCATCTTGATTGCCTTAACAGGGCATTCCTCTGCGCATATCCCGCATCCCTTACAGTAATCATAGTCAATCTCATGCTCCTTATCTAT from Methanothermobacter sp. includes the following:
- the pstC gene encoding phosphate ABC transporter permease subunit PstC; the protein is MISKTRENLIEKGLFITAIFSIIAILLIITFIFREGIPILQDYGVINFIFGMDWAPSDGKYGVFTMIVGSLCITLLSLAIAVPLSILCAIFMAEVAPEIMRKILKPVIETLAAIPSVVYGFFGLIVLVPYVRTNIGGTGFGMLTAALILTVMIMPTIISVSEDAIRSVPLEYKEASLALGATHWQTIRKVIFPAAIPGIITSIILGMGRAIGETLAVIMVAGNVTQIPSSILDPVRALTSNIALEMGYATGLHYSALFGTAIILFALIMVLLVVANYFHYKKKIVIGGGYL
- the pstB gene encoding phosphate ABC transporter ATP-binding protein PstB; amino-acid sequence: MYRIEVEDLNVYFDEAHILKDVNLKIPKNTVTALIGPSGCGKSTFIRTLNRMNDVIPGFRHEGHVYLDGMDIYDPQMDVVELRKKVGMVFQKPNPFPKSIFENVAYGLRVHGYDDRDFIEERVEESLKAAALWDEVKDKLDKSALGLSGGQQQRLCIARTIAIEPEVILMDEPCSALDPISTTKIEDLIHKLKRDYTIIIVTHNMQQATRVSKYTAFFLHGEIVESGLTEEIFIEPRDKRTEDYITGRFG
- the porA gene encoding pyruvate synthase subunit PorA, producing the protein MVLKVISANQAVAEAAKLAKPKVIPVYPITPQTSISEYLAKFVADGELDAEYIRVESEHSAMSACVGASGAGVRVFTATSSQGLALMHEIVYAAAGLRNPIVMANANRALSAPLSIWNDHQDSIAERDSGWMQIYVESGQEALDSVLLSYRVSEDRDVLLPSMVCLDGFILTHTVEPVDIPSQDEVDTFLPEFQPQVVLDPDEPMSLGTFTDPNYYMEARYEVERAMERSRKVIAKAFQEFSEMFGREYGFVEEYRCEDAEIILVAMGSVCSTLREVIDDMRSEGRPVGLLKVRVHRPFPAEEIKKAVSNASKIAVLDKNITFSVGGALHTELKALLPEREVYGFIVGLGGRDITPEHIMEIVKRTENPERSVTWIGLKEESQ
- a CDS encoding DUF2226 domain-containing protein, which translates into the protein MDYRALRSSSLPEFSYIRILSGESEAIVFIMKGMIVGAWHLNLSTLEESHSHKAMEKIEINDDSIIEVYEADEDLFSTLIELNDESKLSIPLEADIIINEMFMDVSSRDELLERYRIRVPSDESIERLISDYKSKEDF
- the porB gene encoding pyruvate synthase subunit PorB, whose translation is MKIPEEEFLAPGHRGCAGCGATVGVRLALKVLGKNTVAVSSTGCLEVITTPYPETSWEIPWIHVAFENAAAVASGVERALRARGRDDVNVVAFAGDGGTADIGMQALSGAMERGHNIIYICYDNEAYMNTGIQRSASTPYGASTTTSPHGKKSFGEDRPKKNMPLIMAAHGVPYVATASISYPEDFMEKVRKARDTEGPAYIHLHQPCTTGWGFDPSKTIELGRLAVETGSWILYEIEDGDFRVTYRPVQRKPVEEYLNAQKRFRHLTEEQKAKIQEYVDSVCRELRI
- a CDS encoding phosphate ABC transporter substrate-binding protein — encoded protein: MDTKLIIGIVVAIVIIAGAVLALGGGGQQEKIDIVGSTSVQPVAEKLAAEYMKKHPNVKINVQGGGSSVGIKSAQDGTADIGTSSKELKPDEKKGLTEYMIGKDGIAIIVNSKNPVSDLSKDQVKDIFSGKITNWKEVGGPDAKITVITREDGSGTRKAFEEIVMGKETKIKKDAIVESSTEAVKQAVKQDANAIGFISLVNLDETVKALKIDGVAPSEQTVSDGSYKIQRPFLFLVKGSAQGAVKDFIDWVLSPEGQAIVKSEKVVPAKV
- a CDS encoding 4Fe-4S dicluster domain-containing protein, producing MRELVSNPELCDECMKCERICPRNAIRVIDGVPIFCMHCAPERAPCLNICPEDAIVEVDGAVVILEDRCIGCGLCRDACPIGAITINERGVAVKCDLCVDREKPLCVMVCPKKALGESSEDMMAAKRDKITGELKRLKNLMRY
- a CDS encoding 4Fe-4S dicluster domain-containing protein, encoding MELQKIIIQPELCDGCRDCEEACKKLYGASRIMIRELEGLYYPIICQQCEDAPCRTVCPTDAIQDEVNPERCIGCGLCMLVCPFGAVVMEDRKAQKCSQCPDLDTPACVKACSRRALSVVDTEKLKLERQKEFVSRMSGIGKGHKGTDILSILTAKRKARQKLE
- a CDS encoding 4Fe-4S dicluster domain-containing protein, giving the protein MGAEFQHGRALVQLGVGIYMLFYLGILRAENMQIEGFWYYIFLGVFQGAVIHYAIAKISGPVLFGRGWCGYACWTSMILDLLPYRRSSSTRRRFLAYVKYMLFLIAPVTVFLILTRADNPDTVMLWAFIAGNVAYYVTGIALAVALGDNRAFCKYICPVSIFLKVSSYISVLRVRFDENKCKNCMKCLAECPMGVDMRSNSRRRTNGTDCILCMRCISICQEKALHL
- a CDS encoding phosphate ABC transporter substrate-binding protein, which translates into the protein MDVKPRNILILIIIIALAYFMIKPGSDYERIEIAGSTSVQPVAEKLAEEYMKNHPNVRINVQGGGSGMGIRTVQQGVVDIGTSSKALKPNEKDGLKEYVIGKDGIVIAVNHQNPVDDLTTEQLRDIFSGKIRNWKEVGGPDAEIHVIVREEGSGTRSSFKSLVMKDEKIRSDAIVQGSTESVKQAIKSDPYAVGFVSMAHMSSDVKALEVNGITPSETTIADGSYPLVVPFEFITRGEPLGVVKDFIEWVFSAEGQAIVRSQKVVPAIANVSDDT
- the pstA gene encoding phosphate ABC transporter permease PstA, whose product is MSFRIISPKTSQKIMTGVLWASGLVTILILIVIIGYIMLKGLPALTLEFLLSEPIDSGRAGGIAPMIVSSIYVTLIAGIIATPLGVGAAVYMAEYSTEERIVKLIKFGAETLASIPSIVFGLFGLAFFVVFLGLGWSILSGGLVLALMALPTIFQVSQVSIETVPQSYREGSLALGATKWETIYRVVIPAALPGITTGVILGMARAISEAAAVMFVVGSALAMPISIFDPGRPLPLHLYIIATEGLSLKNAYGTAAVLVIIVLLITVLTNTLVDRYRRKMMGR
- a CDS encoding fumarate hydratase, whose product is MIRQEMVEETVCRLFREAVIRIPDDVTLALKKAYLNEEDEIALLNLKAILDNIELARKMEVPVCQDTGLPIVFVRMGNVEVENIYGGIAAGVERATKEVPLRPNVVDPLTRENTGTNTGNLIPQVDVEIAEDLDGLEITVFPKGFGSENNNALLMGLPGDGAEGVRDFVVETVLRAGGKPCPPVIVGVGIGGSSDLAMKLAKKALLGRVGERNPVKELASLEENILQSINEAGSGPMGMGGKTTALDVKIRTAHTHTAGLPVGVCIQCWAARRATATIRDD
- the phoU gene encoding phosphate signaling complex protein PhoU encodes the protein MEKKYPRILFRKKLKDLRKDMEEVSQKTLKTHKTAIDLLMEYDDEKKEKVIRNSKIIDEMVFNLERKSISLIAAEQPVARDLRFIEACIKVGSHLKRIGYLSANIAEAAEKLKDEEIPRKPMEDLKHMSDFVQMMLSKGIYAFLDQNMDMARELRHDDDKVDDLFDQTLEHVTASMFEDKESISYLVNLLFIARFLERVGDRAVSIADRTIFMITCEKP
- a CDS encoding phosphate uptake regulator PhoU — its product is MIGVILENKLSKVLNEAVEYGNVTSERVRNAVSSYIKKDVETAERIIEETSGVNEESYRIEDDCLKIIGLHQPVAKDLRLASAILRTSIELERINILSAYIARYAIDSTDTVIPPHIEFMSQTIQDMINDALGALMNRDIQLLKRSTKNYLQLQEFYNQLHDSQGEFMESGNLVLVARNLLSMGHHVMGMDDRIAYLIVGKRVIHHKVFYSVLMK